The DNA region TCCGAACCCGCCTCCCGTCACGATGGCAGAATTTCCGGGTTGACCGGGTGAGGAGGACGTCGTCCTTCAAAATATGCCTTCAGGTTTTCAACCGCCAGATGAGCCATGGCCTCCCTTGTCTCCCGGGTGGCACTGCCCAGATGGGGTGCCAGCACCACCTGCTCCAGTCCGGGGAGTTCCGGATGAACCTCGGGCTCCCGCTCGTAGACATCCAACCCTGCGGCAGCGATTTGTCCGCGTTTCAATGCCCGGACCAACTCCTGTTCGTCCACCAGCGAACCGCGGGCGGTGTTGATCAGAATCGCCCCCGGCTTCATCAGAGACAGCTCCCTTTTCCCGATCAGATGGTGGGTCTCCCGGGTGTATGGTGCATGCAGGGAGACAAAGTCCGCTTCTGCAAGCAGCCGGTCCGGTGTTGCGTATTCCGCTCGGAGCTCCCGCTCTTTCTCCGGCGCCAGACGGCGGCGGGAATGATAGAGAATCCGCATCCGGAAGCCCGAAGCGCGCCGGGCCACTTCCTGACCGATCCGGCCCATGCCGATGATCCCCAGGGTCTTTCCGGTCACTTCCGTTCCGAGCATGAATGTCGGCGTCCACCCTTTCCATCCGCCTCTCCGGACCAAACGGTCCCCTTCCGAGACCCGACGGGCCGCGTCCAGCAGCAGGGCCCATGTCAGATCCGCGGTGGCGTCGGTGAGTACACCGGGTGTATGGGTGACGAGGATGCCCCGCCGGGTGGCCGCTTCGATGTCAATGTGGTTGACGCCCACCCCGAAATTGCTGATGATCCTGAGATCCGGCGCGGAAGCGATGACTTCCTCATCGACCGGATCGGTCACCGTGCAGAGCAGAGCCTCTTTTCCCTGCAATCCCCGAATCAGCTCGTCGCGCGTGGGCCCCGATTCTCCCGGATGGATCACGCAAGTTGCATGCGAACCGAGCCGGTGCAGCACGGCCTCCCCAATCTGTCTCGTGACAAAAACCTGACGGCTCACTGCGTTTCCCCTTCCAACACTTACTTCGTACCGGATATGGGTATTTTACCAATTATAATAATATTCGGCTAAAAAGTGTATTTTCCCTGCATGTCTGTCGTCTATTTTCCCGATGTCCCGTTTCCGAAACGGGCTTCATTCCCCCGTCCTTTTCCGGGCAATGATATAATAATATCAAAAATCAGGCAGATGACAAGGGGGAGCGGGATGACAGAAATCCTTGACATGGATGCTTCCGGATTGGCGGAATCGATCCGGCTCGGGCACATCTCGCCGCGCGAGGCGACGGAAGCCTATATGGCCCGGATCCGCCGGGTCAATCCCAACATCAACGCCGTGGTGGAAACGCGATTCGAGGAAGCCCTGCGCGAAGCGGACTCTCCTCCGGGACAAAAAAACGGACGACTGCGGGGCGTGCCGGTAAGCATCAAGGAATCGTTTGACGTGAAGGGCATGCTGACCACCGGCGGCATTCCCGGACTTGGTCGGACCCCGGCTCCCGCCGACAGCGAACCCGTCCGAAGGCTTCGTGAAGAAGGGGCCATCGTGCTGTGCAAAACCAACACGCCGGCTCTCTGCTTCTGCCAGGAGACGGACAACGTGCTGTACGGTCGCACCAACAATCCCTGGGATCTCACCCGCACGGCCGGCGGTTCGAGCGGCGGAGAAGGAGCCCTGATCGCGGCGGGGGGAGCCGCCGTGGGGCTGGGATCGGACATCGGCGGTTCGATCCGCTTTCCGGCCCATTTCAACGGGGTGATCGGATTCAAATCCGCGGCGGACTCGGTCCCTGATTCCGGTTCCCATCCCGTGTCGCCGTGGCCTTTGCAGCGGATCATGCTGGGACACGGTGCCATGGCCAAGTCGGTGCGCGATGCCCGCCTGATCCACGAAATCATCACCGACCGGCACATTGCGACCGTTCCCGACGATTCCGTCCGCGTCTCGGTCCCGGAGCCGCTCCCGGACCTGCCGATGGGGCAGGAAACGGCCGACCTGCTTCAAGCGATCCGCCGCAGCTTGCAACGGAACAGAACGGTGGATGCCGAAGGAGCTCCCCATCTCAAAGAATCCGCCTTGACCTGGCAACTGATCATGTCCCTGGGAGGTGCGGAACACATCCGGAAAACGGCCGGACTCCGGGGAATTCTGCACACGACGACGGAGTGGCTGAAGGGAAAGGCGGGCCTTCACACTCCCTGGCATCCATGGCTCACCTGGGGGTTGCTCGGGGCCTGGATGTTCCGACCGAACGATCAACAAGTCGCCGAATTGGAGCGTTGGCTCGCCCGGTCCCGCAAGGAAGTGGAAGCGTATCTGCGCGGCCGCGTCGTCATCCTGCCCGTCTGGCACACCGCCGCCCCCGAACACGGCACGGTCTACGGGGAGATTTTCTCCATCCGCAAAACCTTCCTGAAATACATGCCCTATGTCGCCTGGGTCAACACGTTCGGCCTTCCCTCCCTGACGGTCCCCGTCGGCGAGGATCGGGACGGACTCCCGATCGGCGTTCAGCTGGTGACCGCTCCGGGACAGGAAGATGTGCTGTTTCGGCTGGGAGAAGAACTGGAGCGCGATTTCCGCGGATACGTCCGCTGCCGCCTGGAAGATCAGCCCGCATGATTCACAAAGAAAAGCCCCGCGCAACACGCGTCGGGGCTTCAAGGTGCGGCCACCCCTCTCAACCCTGAACGGGAATCCCCAGCTTCTCCTGCAGATAATCCCGGCACACCGTCAAACTTTGAAGCGGCGTGGAAAGGGACCGGTCGATCTCCACCGTCACCCATCCGTCATAGTCCGTTTCCTTCAAAAAATCCATGATCTCCTTCAAACGGATGTCGCCTCTCCCCAATTCGCAAAACACCGTTCCCTCCTCCCCGTCCGCGGTGCCGGCGCCCAAGGAGGCATCTTTCAGATGAAGATACGCGATCCGGTCCTTGTACCGCTGCATGACCGCCAACGGATCCATCCCCGCTTTGGCCATGTGGGCCGTATCCGGACAGAGAAACACGCATTCCGGATCGGTCCATTCCATGATGGCATCCAATTCCCACTCATCCTGGATCTCCGTCCACAGATGCGGATGAATGCAAGCTTTCACTCCCAGCTCCATGCAGCGTTTCGCCGTTTCATTGATGGTCTCCGCGGCGGCTTTCAGCATCTCCCGGGTCATCCCGGACTCCGGACGCGGACCTTCGGGTCCCAACACCAGCCGGTTGCTGCCGCACTCCCGGAGAAACCTGGCCACCCGGACATTGTATGCGATCACATCGCTTCGCTTGAACGAATCGCTGAATCGTCCCGCGGCGTACAACCCGGACAAGACCAAACCATGCTCGTCGAGCAACTCCCGAAAAGCGGCCACGTCCTTCTCATATTGAAGGGCATGATGCGTAAGAGGCTCCACCGCCCCGAAGCCGAGCCCGGCCGCTTCGGTCAACGCCTGCCGGAACGCTTCCCCCCAAGTGATCAAATGACATGACACACGAATCGGCATCCGCCTCTCCCCCTGTTCTCGAATCTTCTCTTGCAACACGCCTTGCTCCCGCACGTTCCCGGGAGCTTCCGACCATTCTATTCTTCGGATGTTGAAACAATTCCTTTGTGAACCTTTTACTTTCCATTTTTATATGGATGGATGTTCCAGCCATCGTCAGTTCCCTGCTCACTTCATTGCAGAAGCAAAGGCGTTCGCAGGGAACTGACATGGCTCCGGCGGACATCCTCTCAAAAAAACCCGTCACAGTTCCCTGCTCATTTCGTTGCAGGAGCAATAGGCATTCTCAGGAAACTGGCACGGACGCAGCATTTGTACAACAAAAGCCGGACCGTCCCCCGTGAGTGCCTTTGCCATCGCAACGAAACGAACGGAGGACGATTCCGGCTTGCCTCACGACTATGACCGAACGGAGGACGACTCACGGCATTCACGCACACGCACATAAATGAACGAAGCCGGAGCTGCCCCCTGTGAGCGCCTTTGCCATTGCAACGAAGCGAACAGGGGGTAGCTCCCGGCAGTCATACGCACACATCAGCCATCGTCAGATCCCTGCTCACTTCGTTGCAGAAGCAAAGGCGTTCGCAGGGAACTGACATGGCTCCGGCGGACATCCTCTCAAAAAAACCCGGGATGGTTCCTCCTCATTTCGTTGCAGACGCAATGGGATTCGCAGGAAACTGGCACAGCCGCAGCATTTGTACAACAAAAGCCGGACCGTCCCCCGTGAGTGCCTTTGCCACCGCAACGAAACGAACGGGCTTGCCTCACGACTATGACCGAACGGAGGACGACTCACGGCATTCACGCACACGCACATAAATGAACGAAGCCGGAGCTGCCCCCTGTGAGCGCCTTTGCCATTGCAACGAAGCGAACAGGGGGTAGCTCCCGGCAGTCATACTCACACAAAAGCCGCCATTGTCAGTTCCCTGCTCACTTCGTTGCAGACGTAAAGGCGTTCGCAGGGAACTGACATGGCTCCGGCGGACATCCTCACAAAAAAACCCGTCACAGTTCCTCCTCATTTCGTTGCAGGAGCAATAGGCATTCGCAGGAAACCGGCACGGACGCAGCATTTGTACAACAAAAGCCGGACCGTCCCCGTGAGTGCCTTTGCCATCGCAACGAAACGAACGGGGGACGGTCCGGCAGACTTGCATGCCCTGTGAACACAGCCGGTGTACCCCCTGTGAGCACCTATACCTTCGCAATGAAGCGAACAGAGGGCAGCTCCGGCAATAGAGCACCGGTCTATCGAACGGAGGCCTGCCCGGCGGACATTCTGATACAATGACATTGACAACCACAAGGAGGTTTGCTCATGAGCCGGATCGTCTCCATGGATGAAGTGCTGAAACACTTGCATGATCCCCAAACGGTCATCGTCGACTGCCGGTTTGTTCTCGGTCAGCCGGATGCGGGTCGGGAAGCCTACCTGAAGGAGCATCTTCCCGGCAGCGTGTACCTGGATCTGGAACGGGATCTTTCCGGTCCCGTCATCGGTCCCGGCGGCCGCCATCCTCTTCCCGATCCGAAACGACTGGCGGAAACGTTGGGCAACGCGGGAGTGGATGATTCGGTGCAGGTCATCGCCTATGACGACCAGTGCGGCGCCATGGCATCCCGGCTGTGGTGGCTGTTGACCTGGCTGGGGCATCCCCGTGTCCGCGTGATGAACGGGACGTTCTCTCGCTGGAAGGAAAAGGGGTACCCTGTCGATTCGACCGTCCACGTGCCGGTCCGCCGGACGTTTCTCCCCCGGCCGCAGAGCGACATGCTGGCGGACGCGGACGAAGTCCTCCGCAAACTGGACGATCCCGATGCGGTGATCATCGACTCGCGGGAGCGGGCCCGCTGGTTGGGCGAACACGAGCCGATCGACCCGGTGGCCGGACGCATCCCGGGTTCGAAACACTGCTTCTGGAAAAACGTCTGCACGGAACACGGAGAATGGAAAAGCCCCGAAGAACTGGCGCGCCTCTTTGCCTCCGTCCCGAAGGACAAAGAGCTGATCGTTTATTGCGGTTCCGGCGTGACCGCCACTCCCAACGTCCTGGCGCTCAGGGAAGCGGGATATGAACGGGTGAAGCTGTATGCGGGCAGCTGGAGCGATTGGATCACCGATCCGTCCCGGCCGGTGAAACGCGGAGACGAAGACTGAGGCGAAGCCGGGTTCGGCTCCGGGGATGACTGATTCGCGTCGGAAGCGGTCAACGGGAAACAACGCGAAAAGCAGTGGGGAGCATTCCCTCACTGCTTTTTTCGGACATGCCTCAAGTGACGCAAAGATGGGTCACCCCATCATCTTCCTGAACAGGGACAACGCCCGTTTGGATCCCGGATACCGGAACGAAAGATCAAACACGGTGGTTTGCATCACGATGCTTTTCTCGTGGGTGAAGGCATCAAAGCTGTATTTGCCGTGATACTTGCCGATGCCGGAGGAACCGGCTCCGCCGAACGGCAAATGCGGTGAACCGCAATGAATCATCGTGTCGTTCACACATCCCCCGCCGTACGGAAGAGAAGCGATCACTTTGTCTTTCGTTTCCCGGTTTTCCGTGAACAGATACAGCGCCAGCGGCTTCGGCTTTTCCCGGAGCGTCCGGATGACTTCGTCCAGATCGGTCCAGGTGAGAACGGGCAAAATCGGGCCGAAAATTTCCTCCTGCATGACGGGATCCTCCCAGCTGACCTCTTCCAGCAGCGTGGGGGCGATCAACAGCCGGTCTTCATCCGTTTCTCCGCCGAAGATCACCGCTCCGTTTTTCATCAGCTTGCACAAACGGTCGAAGTGGCGCTTGTTCCCCAGTTTTGCCAGTCGGTCACCTTCCAGGGGGCGTTCGCCGTAAAACTTGACGATCGCCTCTTTCATCCGTTTGACCAGCTCATCCTTGACCGATTCATGCACGAGCACGTAATCGGGAGCAATGCAGCTTTGCCCGGAGTTGGTGAATTTCCCCCAGACCAGGCGCTTGGCTGCCGTTTCCAACTTGGCATCCGCGGCGACGATGGCCGGGCTCTTTCCTCCCAGCTCAAGCGTGACCGGAATGAGCTTTTCAGCCGCTTTCTTCATGACAGATCGGCCCGTGTTCGGGCTTCCCGTGAAAAACACATGATCAAAGGGGAGATCCAACAGTTTCTTTCCCACCTCCGGACCGCCTTCCACCACGGTCACGTGGTTGGATTCAAAGATCCCTTCCAGCATTTGCCGGATCACCCGGGTCACATGCGGCGTGAATTCGGACGTTTTGATCACCGCGCAACAGCCGGCGGCAATGGCTCCGACCAGCGGAGAGATCGACAACTGAAACGGATAATTCCAGGGAGAAATGATCAGGGACACGCCATGGGGTTCAGGGTAAATCCGGCTCCGGCTGCCGAACAGAAACCGCGGTCTTCCCACCCGTTTCGGACGGGACCACCGCTTGACATGGCGAATGGCATGATTCAGTTCCTCAAGGACCAATCCGATCTCCGTCACGTATGCTTCCGCTTCCGGCTTGTTCAAATCTTTCTTCAAGGCCGTGAAGATGTCCGGCTCATACCGTTTGACGGCATCCCTCAGTTTTCTGAGACTCTCCAGGCGAAACCGGATGTCTTTCGTCGCTCCGGAATGGAAATATTCGCGTTGGGTCTGTACCAGTTGCTTCAGTTCTTGCACCGCTTTTCCCCCTCCCTGACTGTCCGAACCGTGCGTTCATCCTGCCATGTTGCCGTCCCTGACGGGCGTACTCCCATCCAAAAATCCCTAAAGATTTCGCTCTGAATTGCTTTCATTATCATTTTAAATATTGAAGCAAGAATTGGCCAACCGCCGATGCCCTTCCGTCGCAAATGAAACAGCCGCCATGACATCCACGGCGGCCGAGACGGTCCACTCTCTTTTCGTTTTCCCGGTCAATGGTGCTGCGCGATTTGGATCAGATTGCCGCAGGTATCGTCGAGGACGGCAATGGTGGCACCAGCCACATTCGTCGGCTCCATCGTAAACCTGACACCCAGTTGCTTCAACCGTTCGTATTCGGCATGAACGTCCGCCACGCTGAACATCATCGCCGGAATGCCGTCGGCCTGGATTTTCTTCTGATATTCTTGGGCGGCCGGATGCCGGTTCGGCTCGAGCAACAGCTCGGGCCCGTCCGGATCCTCGGGAGAAACCACCGTCAGCCACCTGTACTCTCCGGCCTGTACATCGTTTTTCTTGACAAAGCCCAGTTTTTCGGTATAGAACCGAAGCGCTTTTTCCTGGTCATCCACGAAAACGCTGGTCAAAAAAATTCTCATCGTCCCATCTCCTCCTATCCTGATTCATTCGTGTTTGCTCGGATTGCATGTTCTTTCATGCCGATGCATCCTGTCTGAGCGGAATGTGGCGGATCGCCCACCAGCCGAGCAGTTGCACAAATCCCACCATCAGCACGAACCAGCGAATGTGCGCGAGTTCCGCGGATTTCCCCACCCAACCGATGAACAGCAGAATGCCGATCGCCCTTCCCGCCGCGAGGAACAATTCCCTTGCCACGACAAATTCGACCCGGAGCCGGACCGATTCCTCCGTTTGCCCGATCACGTCAAACACCGTGGACATGGTGGGGGACATGTAAAACGGATAAAAAAAGCTCGCCCCCACCCCCAATACCCAGATGGACCAGTCCGTGCCGAAAAACGCATAGGGGAGCACGACGAGTCCCATCATCAGGGTTCCGAGCAGGATGAACCCGTTTCTGCGACGGGGTCTGATGAATTTCCCGGCCAGATAAAACGAAATCATGGACGTCAGCGATGAAACCGTGAAGAAAATCCCCAGCTGCCATTCGCTTTTCACCGTCACAAAGAAGAGAACACTGATGAGAAAGGTGAAGACGCCTTCCCGGACTCCCTGAGCGGTCATGGCGACCGAAACCCACTTCCAGTCACCCACCCCGCTTCTGCCGAGGACATCGGTCACCCGGTAACTGCCGGGGGCTCTCCGTCCCTTGAACAGAAAGCTGACCAGCACGGCCAGCACGAAAATGCCCAGGGACATCGCGAAAATCACGCGGTACCCGACCGATTCACCCATTCCGCTGATGATCCACCCGGAGGTGAAAGGAGCCGCGATCCCGGCCAAGGAACCGATCAAACCGTTGATGCCGTTGAACAGATCCCGGTTGTCCCGCTCGGTGATCTCAAAATAGAGGACATTGAACGAGAGCCAAAAAAAGCCGGATCCGATGCCGAGCAACACTCCCAGGAAAAGATGGTTCCCCGCGGCCCGCTCGCCCAACCAGAACACCGTGAGATAAAAAACGGAAAGAAACGCGACGCCCAGCCGAATGATGATGATCCGGTCGATTTTCTTCGCCAACCACCCCGCCAACACGAACGTGGCCGCTCCCGACAGGTAATGCATCAGGTTGTACAGGGCGATCATGATCCAGTCATTGCCGATTTTCCACAAAAACACGTTCACGAACGTACCGGACAAGGCGGTCGCCACGGCGAAAAGACCGCTTTCCAGCAGCAGAAGCTTGGCGCTTCTGTCCAGTCGTTGTGTTGGATCCGTATTCAAGGCCATGTGACTTCACCGGTAATAGGGTTTGCCTTCACACCGGTTTTTAGACAGGAAAAAACGGTGCTCCGGGAACCCGAAGCACCGCTTCACGCTCAATTCACCGGGGTCGGACGGATGATGCGGGCGATCGGTTCGCCCATCCGCAAAACGGTTCCTTCCGCTTTCGGAATCAACCACTCCGTGCGCCCCGGCTCAAACAGAAGGATCACGGTGGATCCGAACTCGAACCGGCCCAATTCCCCGCCTTTGTCCAAGGCCACGTTTCCATGGTACACCTTGCGGCAATACGGTTTTTCCGGCCGGGGATTGGTCACGATTTCCTCATCGTACGAGACCCGGATGCTCCCGACGTTGGTCGCCCCCACTTTGACCAACGCGACCATGCCGGCGGATGACCGGATCAGCGACACCAACCGTTCATTCACCGCGAACAGGCCGGGAATCAACCGGATGCCGGTCTTGTTCACCGGGTACAATTCCCCGGGGATGTAAATGCATTCCTCGATCGTTCCCTCCACTGGCATGTGAATGCGATGATAATCTCTCGGACTCAGATAAATGGTGACAAATGCGCCGCCCGAGAACCGATCGGCCAATTCCCTGTCTCCCCCGAGCAACTCCCTGGCGGAATAGGAGATACCTTTCGCCTGCAAC from Staphylospora marina includes:
- a CDS encoding 2-hydroxyacid dehydrogenase, with product MSRQVFVTRQIGEAVLHRLGSHATCVIHPGESGPTRDELIRGLQGKEALLCTVTDPVDEEVIASAPDLRIISNFGVGVNHIDIEAATRRGILVTHTPGVLTDATADLTWALLLDAARRVSEGDRLVRRGGWKGWTPTFMLGTEVTGKTLGIIGMGRIGQEVARRASGFRMRILYHSRRRLAPEKERELRAEYATPDRLLAEADFVSLHAPYTRETHHLIGKRELSLMKPGAILINTARGSLVDEQELVRALKRGQIAAAGLDVYEREPEVHPELPGLEQVVLAPHLGSATRETREAMAHLAVENLKAYFEGRRPPHPVNPEILPS
- a CDS encoding amidase, giving the protein MTEILDMDASGLAESIRLGHISPREATEAYMARIRRVNPNINAVVETRFEEALREADSPPGQKNGRLRGVPVSIKESFDVKGMLTTGGIPGLGRTPAPADSEPVRRLREEGAIVLCKTNTPALCFCQETDNVLYGRTNNPWDLTRTAGGSSGGEGALIAAGGAAVGLGSDIGGSIRFPAHFNGVIGFKSAADSVPDSGSHPVSPWPLQRIMLGHGAMAKSVRDARLIHEIITDRHIATVPDDSVRVSVPEPLPDLPMGQETADLLQAIRRSLQRNRTVDAEGAPHLKESALTWQLIMSLGGAEHIRKTAGLRGILHTTTEWLKGKAGLHTPWHPWLTWGLLGAWMFRPNDQQVAELERWLARSRKEVEAYLRGRVVILPVWHTAAPEHGTVYGEIFSIRKTFLKYMPYVAWVNTFGLPSLTVPVGEDRDGLPIGVQLVTAPGQEDVLFRLGEELERDFRGYVRCRLEDQPA
- a CDS encoding sugar phosphate isomerase/epimerase family protein, whose protein sequence is MPIRVSCHLITWGEAFRQALTEAAGLGFGAVEPLTHHALQYEKDVAAFRELLDEHGLVLSGLYAAGRFSDSFKRSDVIAYNVRVARFLRECGSNRLVLGPEGPRPESGMTREMLKAAAETINETAKRCMELGVKACIHPHLWTEIQDEWELDAIMEWTDPECVFLCPDTAHMAKAGMDPLAVMQRYKDRIAYLHLKDASLGAGTADGEEGTVFCELGRGDIRLKEIMDFLKETDYDGWVTVEIDRSLSTPLQSLTVCRDYLQEKLGIPVQG
- a CDS encoding sulfurtransferase is translated as MSRIVSMDEVLKHLHDPQTVIVDCRFVLGQPDAGREAYLKEHLPGSVYLDLERDLSGPVIGPGGRHPLPDPKRLAETLGNAGVDDSVQVIAYDDQCGAMASRLWWLLTWLGHPRVRVMNGTFSRWKEKGYPVDSTVHVPVRRTFLPRPQSDMLADADEVLRKLDDPDAVIIDSRERARWLGEHEPIDPVAGRIPGSKHCFWKNVCTEHGEWKSPEELARLFASVPKDKELIVYCGSGVTATPNVLALREAGYERVKLYAGSWSDWITDPSRPVKRGDED
- a CDS encoding aldehyde dehydrogenase, translating into MQELKQLVQTQREYFHSGATKDIRFRLESLRKLRDAVKRYEPDIFTALKKDLNKPEAEAYVTEIGLVLEELNHAIRHVKRWSRPKRVGRPRFLFGSRSRIYPEPHGVSLIISPWNYPFQLSISPLVGAIAAGCCAVIKTSEFTPHVTRVIRQMLEGIFESNHVTVVEGGPEVGKKLLDLPFDHVFFTGSPNTGRSVMKKAAEKLIPVTLELGGKSPAIVAADAKLETAAKRLVWGKFTNSGQSCIAPDYVLVHESVKDELVKRMKEAIVKFYGERPLEGDRLAKLGNKRHFDRLCKLMKNGAVIFGGETDEDRLLIAPTLLEEVSWEDPVMQEEIFGPILPVLTWTDLDEVIRTLREKPKPLALYLFTENRETKDKVIASLPYGGGCVNDTMIHCGSPHLPFGGAGSSGIGKYHGKYSFDAFTHEKSIVMQTTVFDLSFRYPGSKRALSLFRKMMG
- a CDS encoding VOC family protein, whose protein sequence is MRIFLTSVFVDDQEKALRFYTEKLGFVKKNDVQAGEYRWLTVVSPEDPDGPELLLEPNRHPAAQEYQKKIQADGIPAMMFSVADVHAEYERLKQLGVRFTMEPTNVAGATIAVLDDTCGNLIQIAQHH
- a CDS encoding MFS transporter, coding for MALNTDPTQRLDRSAKLLLLESGLFAVATALSGTFVNVFLWKIGNDWIMIALYNLMHYLSGAATFVLAGWLAKKIDRIIIIRLGVAFLSVFYLTVFWLGERAAGNHLFLGVLLGIGSGFFWLSFNVLYFEITERDNRDLFNGINGLIGSLAGIAAPFTSGWIISGMGESVGYRVIFAMSLGIFVLAVLVSFLFKGRRAPGSYRVTDVLGRSGVGDWKWVSVAMTAQGVREGVFTFLISVLFFVTVKSEWQLGIFFTVSSLTSMISFYLAGKFIRPRRRNGFILLGTLMMGLVVLPYAFFGTDWSIWVLGVGASFFYPFYMSPTMSTVFDVIGQTEESVRLRVEFVVARELFLAAGRAIGILLFIGWVGKSAELAHIRWFVLMVGFVQLLGWWAIRHIPLRQDASA
- the asd gene encoding archaetidylserine decarboxylase (Phosphatidylserine decarboxylase is synthesized as a single chain precursor. Generation of the pyruvoyl active site from a Ser is coupled to cleavage of a Gly-Ser bond between the larger (beta) and smaller (alpha chains). It is an integral membrane protein.), whose translation is MKHLLSRTFWKRLPKKTISRWMGKFARHPVSRHVIPLYVKMFDVDLAPVKRPLDQFSCLLDFFVRELDPEARPVHPGKEMVISPVDGTVSQIGTIENGTLLQAKGISYSARELLGGDRELADRFSGGAFVTIYLSPRDYHRIHMPVEGTIEECIYIPGELYPVNKTGIRLIPGLFAVNERLVSLIRSSAGMVALVKVGATNVGSIRVSYDEEIVTNPRPEKPYCRKVYHGNVALDKGGELGRFEFGSTVILLFEPGRTEWLIPKAEGTVLRMGEPIARIIRPTPVN